From one Lycorma delicatula isolate Av1 chromosome 2, ASM4794821v1, whole genome shotgun sequence genomic stretch:
- the mRpL33 gene encoding mitochondrial ribosomal protein L33, which yields MFLSNVLLKKAKSKHILVMMESMVSGHTFLTARERLADKLEVIWFDPYIQQKSVYKEKKKIKSLSPNFLIKPNIQKMLGIDEESLIANATEYLKKK from the exons atgttcctcTCAAATGTTCTTCTGAAAAAGGCTAAAAGCAA GCATATATTAGTCATGATGGAAAGTATGGTTAGTGGACATACATTTTTGACAGCAAGAGAACGGCTTGCAGATAAACTGGAAGTTATTTGGTTTGATCCTTaca ttcaacaGAAATCAGTATacaaggaaaagaagaaaataaaaagtttatcacctaattttttaatcaaaccaaatattcaaaagatgttaGGAATAGATGAAGAGAGTTTAATTGCAAATGCtactgaatatctaaaaaaaaaataa